One Misgurnus anguillicaudatus chromosome 20, ASM2758022v2, whole genome shotgun sequence DNA segment encodes these proteins:
- the ptp4a3a gene encoding protein tyrosine phosphatase type IVA 3: protein MARMNRPAPVEVCYKNMRFLITHNPTNSTLSSFIEDLKKYGATTVVRVCEVTYDKTPLEKDGITVVDWPFDDGAPPPSKVVEDWLSLLKRRFMEDPGCCVAVHCVAGLGRAPVLVAVALIESGMKYEDAIQFIRQKRRGAINSKQLTYLEKYRPKQRLRYKHPHFFKNKCCIM from the exons ATGGCTCGGATGAACCGGCCGGCCCCAGTAGAGGTGTGCTACAAGAACATGAGGTTCTTGATTACCCACAACCCAACAAACTCCACCCTGAGCAGCTTCATTGAG GATCTTAAGAAGTATGGAGCCACAACGGTGGTCAGAGTTTGTGAGGTGACTTATGACAAAACCCCTCTGGAGAAGGATGGAATCACAGTTGTG GATTGGCCATTTGACGATGGAGCTCCACCTCCCTCCAAGGTTGTAGAGGACTGGctgagtttactaaaaagacgCTTCATGGAAGACCCCGGCTGCTGCGTGGCCGTTCACTGCGTGGCCGGTCTAGGAAG aGCTCCAGTACTTGTGGCCGTGGCTTTGATTGAAAGTGGGATGAAGTATGAAGATGCCATCCAGTTTATCAGACA GAAACGCAGAGGTGCAATAAACAGCAAGCAGCTTACCTACCTAGAGAAATATCGGCCCAAACAGAGACTGCGCTACAAGCATCCTCACTTTTTCAAGAACAAGTGTTGCATCATGTGA